Proteins co-encoded in one Aerococcaceae bacterium DSM 111021 genomic window:
- a CDS encoding LysM peptidoglycan-binding domain-containing protein — translation MELQRKILTTSMSALAVVAVLGVAPLNVQAQQTTHTVEAGEYLYNIAPQYDVTVDELIEWNNLSSNDLQIGDQLIVQSPNEEAIEEETSSEITDETTNKETDNIVDETQTVQPTSENGHYYVVKPGDYLYKIANRFGMTTEDLIEANNLVSNNLQIGDVLFIPSDSAEDDDEDNGNEETPSETYYTVQAGDYLYKIAQQFGTTVEAIKDVNGLTNNNLQIGDVLLIPGGSEEDDDDEETPSETYYTVQAGDYLYKIAQQFGTTVEAIKDANDLTNNNLQIGDVLLIPDGSEEDDDGDEETPSETYYTVQAGDYLYKIAQQFRTTVEAIKEANGLTNNNLQIGDVLLIPVGSEEDDSDDEETPSETYYTVQAGDYLYKIAQQFGTTVEAIKEANDLTNNNLQIGDVLLIPDGTDDEETPSETYYTVQAGDYLYKIAQQFETTVEAIKDANDLTNNNLQIGDVLLIPDGSEEDDDDEETPSETYYTVQAGDYLYKIAQQFGTTVEAIKDANDLTNNNLQIGDVLLIPDGSEEVPETPEFVAPEPGDLAYMSGMTLVEKYFPTVNSAVTYAEENFDYNEHVNYYVNYFKGSFVLYFQPK, via the coding sequence ATGGAATTACAAAGAAAAATTTTAACAACGTCAATGAGTGCATTGGCGGTAGTAGCAGTACTAGGCGTTGCCCCATTGAATGTTCAGGCTCAACAAACAACTCATACCGTTGAAGCTGGGGAGTATTTATATAATATTGCTCCTCAATACGATGTGACAGTAGATGAATTGATTGAATGGAATAATTTATCATCAAATGATTTACAAATTGGAGATCAATTAATTGTTCAATCTCCTAATGAGGAAGCGATTGAAGAAGAAACTTCTTCAGAAATCACTGACGAAACGACAAATAAAGAAACTGATAATATAGTAGATGAAACACAAACGGTGCAACCTACTTCGGAAAATGGTCATTATTATGTTGTTAAACCAGGAGATTACCTATATAAAATAGCCAATCGCTTTGGAATGACGACTGAAGATTTAATAGAAGCAAACAATCTTGTAAGTAATAATTTACAGATTGGAGATGTCCTATTCATCCCTTCTGATTCTGCTGAAGATGACGATGAGGATAATGGTAACGAAGAAACGCCGTCTGAAACTTACTACACTGTTCAAGCAGGAGACTATTTATACAAAATCGCACAACAATTTGGAACAACCGTTGAAGCCATTAAAGATGTCAATGGTTTAACTAATAACAATCTACAAATTGGCGATGTCTTACTTATCCCTGGCGGTTCTGAAGAAGACGATGACGACGAAGAAACTCCATCTGAAACGTACTACACTGTTCAAGCGGGAGACTACTTATACAAAATCGCACAACAATTCGGAACAACTGTTGAAGCTATTAAAGATGCAAATGATTTAACTAACAACAATCTACAAATTGGCGATGTCTTACTTATCCCTGACGGTTCTGAAGAAGACGATGATGGCGACGAAGAAACGCCGTCTGAAACTTACTATACTGTTCAAGCGGGAGACTACTTATACAAAATCGCACAACAATTCAGAACGACTGTAGAAGCTATTAAAGAAGCCAATGGTTTAACTAATAACAATCTACAAATTGGCGATGTCTTACTTATCCCTGTCGGTTCTGAAGAAGACGATAGTGACGACGAAGAAACGCCGTCTGAAACTTACTACACTGTTCAAGCAGGAGATTACTTATACAAAATCGCACAACAATTTGGAACAACCGTTGAAGCCATTAAAGAAGCAAACGATTTAACTAACAACAACTTACAAATTGGCGATGTCTTACTTATCCCTGACGGAACTGACGACGAAGAAACGCCGTCTGAAACTTACTATACTGTTCAAGCAGGAGACTACTTATACAAAATCGCACAGCAATTCGAAACAACTGTAGAAGCCATTAAAGATGCCAATGATTTAACTAACAACAACTTACAAATTGGCGATGTCTTACTTATCCCTGACGGATCTGAAGAGGACGATGACGACGAAGAAACACCCTCTGAAACTTACTATACTGTTCAAGCGGGCGATTACTTATATAAAATTGCACAACAATTTGGAACAACCGTTGAAGCCATTAAAGATGCCAATGATTTAACTAATAATAACTTACAAATTGGCGATGTCTTACTTATCCCTGACGGATCTGAGGAAGTCCCGGAAACACCTGAATTTGTTGCACCCGAACCTGGTGACTTAGCTTACATGTCTGGGATGACTTTAGTAGAAAAATATTTCCCAACAGTTAACAGTGCGGTAACTTATGCTGAAGAGAATTTTGATTATAATGAACACGTAAATTATTATGTGAACTACTTTAAAGGAAGTTTTGTTCTATACTTCCAACCTAAATAA
- a CDS encoding flavin reductase family protein, whose protein sequence is MANYPSGVVIITTANDEGLPVGIAANSFTSLSIDPLLVLWSIGNKSSSYDIFKHSKQFAVHLLAGNQSELVNVFSRKDINRFAQIEWNFSESGLPIIEGAYATFECDTFETMVAGDHAIIIGSVKQITTNIQNPLLYHQRRVGPLPLTFHGNI, encoded by the coding sequence ATGGCAAATTACCCCTCAGGCGTTGTGATTATTACAACGGCGAATGATGAAGGACTTCCTGTTGGTATTGCTGCTAACTCATTCACATCCCTCTCGATAGATCCGTTATTAGTGTTATGGTCAATCGGTAATAAATCGTCATCCTATGACATATTTAAACACAGTAAACAATTTGCCGTACACTTATTAGCTGGAAATCAATCAGAGCTTGTAAATGTGTTTTCGCGCAAGGATATCAATCGATTCGCTCAGATTGAGTGGAATTTTTCAGAAAGTGGCTTACCAATAATTGAAGGAGCCTATGCGACTTTTGAATGCGATACCTTTGAAACGATGGTGGCAGGCGACCATGCGATTATCATTGGAAGCGTCAAGCAGATCACAACCAATATTCAAAACCCGTTGTTATATCACCAAAGAAGAGTAGGACCGTTACCACTCACATTTCATGGAAATATATAA
- the dhaK gene encoding dihydroxyacetone kinase subunit DhaK translates to MKKIMNDPSQIVDEMLDGLAYAHNDIVERLDGFDVIVRKSEKNNKVAVISGGGAGHEPSHAGFVGEGMLSAAVSGPVFTSPAPDQIVEAIKAADEGVGVFLVIKNYSGDVMNFEMAQELAEMDDIEVETIIVDDDIGVEDSLYTQGKRGVAGTVLVHKIIGYYASQGKTLAEIKKIADTLVPNIHTIGLALTGATTPEGGKPSFNLADDEIEYGVGIHGEPGYRSEKLKPSKGLAQELVSKLLESFEAKENEKYGVFVNGMGGTPLMEQYVFINDVRQLLEDSKLDVVYKKVGDNMTSLEMQGLSLTLIKLEDNQWLEALNTPAKTIAWK, encoded by the coding sequence ATGAAGAAAATTATGAATGATCCTAGTCAAATTGTTGACGAAATGTTAGATGGTTTAGCGTATGCGCACAACGATATTGTAGAAAGATTAGATGGGTTTGATGTAATTGTCCGTAAATCTGAAAAAAACAATAAAGTTGCTGTTATATCTGGAGGTGGAGCTGGTCATGAACCATCACACGCTGGTTTTGTAGGAGAGGGTATGTTATCTGCTGCAGTGAGTGGACCGGTATTTACATCACCTGCACCAGATCAAATTGTAGAAGCGATAAAAGCAGCAGATGAAGGTGTGGGAGTCTTCTTAGTAATCAAAAATTACTCGGGAGATGTCATGAACTTTGAAATGGCGCAAGAATTGGCTGAGATGGATGACATCGAAGTTGAGACGATTATTGTAGATGATGATATAGGTGTGGAAGACTCGTTGTACACACAAGGAAAACGTGGTGTAGCGGGTACTGTTTTGGTGCATAAAATTATTGGCTACTATGCATCGCAAGGAAAAACGTTAGCGGAAATTAAAAAAATTGCTGATACTTTAGTTCCAAATATTCATACAATTGGATTAGCGTTAACGGGTGCGACAACACCTGAGGGTGGGAAGCCAAGTTTTAATCTGGCAGATGACGAAATAGAGTATGGTGTAGGTATTCATGGAGAGCCGGGATATCGATCTGAAAAGTTAAAACCATCTAAAGGATTAGCGCAAGAGTTAGTGTCTAAACTATTAGAATCATTTGAAGCGAAAGAAAATGAAAAATATGGTGTGTTTGTTAATGGTATGGGTGGAACACCTCTAATGGAACAATATGTCTTTATAAATGATGTTCGCCAACTGTTAGAAGATAGTAAGTTAGATGTAGTTTATAAAAAAGTTGGGGATAACATGACATCATTAGAGATGCAAGGTTTATCTTTAACATTAATTAAACTAGAAGATAATCAATGGTTAGAAGCTTTAAATACACCTGCTAAGACAATTGCCTGGAAATAG
- a CDS encoding VOC family protein, which yields MRQLISALWFDKEAEEAVNFYTSIFENSKITRKETFKDTPIGDSEVIAFELENLSFEAFNGGKRADFNSSISIMVSMATAKEVDDLYAKLSVDGVDLMPLDSYPFSERYAWVQDKFGVTWQIIVDERNATDHKLKLNLLFSGESCGKAEDALNYYHEVFNQSEIEAVSYYNEDEAEDNRAKVNFSELNINKQKLVLMDHGMGGNFNFNEAYSLMILCGSQAEVDYYWDKLSHDSAFEQCGWLKDKFGVHWQIMPVRLYELMKNGSEEEQKRVTQAMLNMKKLDIEALENAMYELS from the coding sequence ATGAGACAATTAATTTCAGCTCTATGGTTTGATAAGGAAGCAGAAGAGGCAGTCAATTTTTATACATCGATATTTGAAAATTCAAAAATCACTCGAAAAGAAACATTTAAAGATACACCTATCGGTGATTCTGAGGTTATTGCGTTTGAATTGGAAAATTTATCATTTGAAGCATTTAATGGAGGTAAGCGAGCTGACTTTAACTCATCAATATCAATCATGGTTTCAATGGCAACAGCTAAAGAAGTAGATGATTTATATGCAAAGTTATCCGTCGATGGCGTTGATCTAATGCCATTAGATAGTTATCCATTTAGTGAACGTTATGCCTGGGTTCAAGATAAGTTCGGAGTGACATGGCAAATTATAGTAGATGAAAGAAATGCTACTGATCATAAGCTCAAGTTAAATTTATTATTTAGTGGTGAGAGCTGTGGTAAGGCAGAAGATGCTTTAAATTATTATCATGAAGTTTTTAACCAATCAGAAATCGAAGCGGTATCTTATTATAATGAAGATGAAGCTGAGGATAACCGCGCAAAAGTGAATTTTAGTGAATTGAATATTAATAAGCAAAAGCTAGTTCTGATGGATCATGGAATGGGAGGCAACTTTAATTTCAATGAAGCTTATTCATTAATGATTTTATGCGGTTCACAAGCGGAAGTCGATTATTACTGGGATAAACTATCGCATGATTCAGCTTTCGAACAGTGTGGCTGGTTGAAAGACAAATTTGGTGTCCATTGGCAAATAATGCCCGTGAGGCTATATGAACTGATGAAAAATGGTTCTGAAGAAGAGCAGAAGCGTGTCACACAAGCAATGTTAAATATGAAAAAACTTGATATTGAAGCACTAGAAAATGCAATGTATGAATTGAGTTAA
- a CDS encoding cold-shock protein: MNTGTVKWFNADKGFGFIERDNGGDVFAHFSAIQGDGFKTLEEGQKVSFDIEEGQRGEQATNINKI, translated from the coding sequence ATGAATACAGGTACAGTTAAATGGTTTAACGCAGATAAAGGGTTCGGGTTCATCGAACGCGACAACGGTGGAGATGTTTTTGCACATTTCTCAGCTATCCAAGGTGACGGATTCAAAACATTAGAAGAAGGACAAAAAGTTTCTTTTGATATTGAAGAAGGACAACGTGGAGAACAAGCAACTAACATCAACAAAATCTAA
- a CDS encoding nitroreductase family protein, whose protein sequence is MSQFTDLVKQRRTVYGLGNNIDLTKEEIVSRIREVAREIPSASNSQTTRLVVLFGEDNVKFWDHILDVQKDVMQGAMWDMFSGVMEGAKGAVGTILFFEDHDAVKEGLGEGVRAETYKHHNDANMQFSMWLALAELNLGASLQHMNIGFEQGFDKSVKELFDLPASYEMVAQMPFGSIEGTPGEKEYIDDEVRVTVIGE, encoded by the coding sequence ATGTCTCAATTTACAGATTTAGTTAAACAACGTCGTACAGTATACGGTCTTGGAAACAACATAGATTTAACAAAAGAGGAAATTGTTAGTCGCATTCGTGAAGTAGCAAGAGAAATTCCGTCTGCAAGTAACAGCCAAACAACTCGTCTAGTTGTATTATTTGGTGAAGATAACGTTAAATTCTGGGACCATATCTTAGATGTTCAAAAAGATGTTATGCAAGGTGCTATGTGGGATATGTTCTCAGGAGTTATGGAAGGTGCTAAAGGCGCAGTGGGTACAATCTTATTCTTCGAAGACCATGATGCAGTTAAAGAAGGATTAGGTGAAGGGGTTCGTGCTGAAACATATAAGCATCATAATGATGCGAATATGCAATTCTCAATGTGGTTAGCCTTAGCTGAATTAAACTTAGGAGCTAGCTTACAGCATATGAATATTGGCTTTGAACAAGGCTTTGATAAATCAGTTAAAGAACTGTTTGACTTACCTGCTTCATACGAAATGGTTGCTCAAATGCCATTTGGTTCGATTGAAGGTACACCAGGCGAAAAAGAATATATTGATGACGAAGTACGCGTGACTGTAATCGGTGAATAA
- a CDS encoding acetate uptake transporter produces the protein MELEKEKNVLFSEITANPAPLGLMGFGMTTILLNIHNAGFFPLDSTILAMGIFYGGMAQVVAGIMEFKKNNTFGTTAFTSYGFFWMALAALNILPEMGYGEAANSLSMAAFLFMWGFFTLFMFIATLRISKALQVVFGTLTLLFFLLAIGNFTGSTLILTIAGYEGIICGFTAIYAAMAQVINETYGKVVLPIGEVQ, from the coding sequence ATGGAATTGGAAAAAGAAAAAAATGTTTTATTTAGTGAGATTACTGCAAACCCAGCACCTTTAGGGTTAATGGGCTTTGGTATGACAACAATACTGTTGAATATTCATAATGCAGGATTCTTTCCACTAGATTCAACGATCTTAGCTATGGGAATTTTTTACGGTGGTATGGCACAAGTTGTTGCGGGTATTATGGAATTCAAGAAAAATAATACGTTCGGAACGACAGCATTCACTTCATACGGATTCTTTTGGATGGCATTAGCAGCGCTGAATATCCTTCCAGAAATGGGATATGGAGAAGCGGCTAATTCACTTTCAATGGCGGCATTTTTATTTATGTGGGGCTTCTTCACATTGTTTATGTTCATCGCTACTTTACGCATTTCAAAAGCCTTACAAGTAGTTTTTGGAACATTGACACTTTTATTCTTCTTATTGGCAATTGGTAACTTTACTGGATCGACTTTAATATTAACAATTGCAGGATATGAAGGAATTATTTGTGGATTTACTGCAATTTATGCAGCGATGGCACAGGTAATTAATGAAACATATGGAAAAGTCGTATTACCAATTGGCGAAGTACAATAA
- a CDS encoding phosphoribosyl transferase, giving the protein MMRFNDREDAAKQLTEKVKVDEPKNTIVLAMPRGGVPLGLTIANEFNVHFDVILAKKIGHPMNSEFAIGAMAEGGEPLMNDDIQVNSTWFEKRIKQITGEIDRRRAIYSEVIEKQTLTDKHVILVDDGIATGHTMFAAIESVRSKKPLSISVAVPIIPNDTFEALEKVVDNVYYVQIPEVFLGSVSAYYENFPQLDDYRVQQLLGKQSV; this is encoded by the coding sequence ATGATGCGATTCAATGATAGAGAAGATGCGGCGAAGCAATTAACAGAAAAAGTAAAGGTGGACGAGCCAAAAAATACAATTGTATTGGCAATGCCACGTGGTGGAGTGCCATTAGGGCTGACAATAGCCAATGAATTTAATGTTCATTTTGATGTCATCTTAGCCAAAAAGATAGGTCATCCAATGAATTCAGAATTTGCGATTGGAGCGATGGCAGAAGGTGGCGAACCATTAATGAATGACGATATTCAAGTGAATTCAACTTGGTTTGAGAAGAGGATCAAACAAATTACTGGCGAGATTGATCGTCGTAGAGCGATTTATAGCGAAGTGATTGAGAAACAAACATTGACAGATAAACACGTCATTTTAGTCGATGATGGAATTGCGACAGGGCATACAATGTTTGCGGCAATTGAGTCTGTTCGCTCTAAGAAACCATTAAGTATTAGTGTGGCGGTTCCAATTATTCCAAATGACACATTTGAAGCCTTAGAAAAAGTCGTTGATAATGTTTATTACGTACAAATTCCGGAAGTATTTTTAGGCTCAGTAAGCGCCTATTATGAAAACTTCCCGCAATTAGATGATTATAGAGTGCAACAATTATTAGGTAAACAGTCCGTATAG
- a CDS encoding phosphoenolpyruvate carboxykinase (ATP) gives MGTIRNHSTETIRKSNPHFSSLKTTVETAFYSNNTREITSVKEAYELAKNAPQTIVLDATVKHAEELELPQDAQVLLVNDGATVGRTAQARRVVGLDAKEDKELFPIVREAIYDASLRPFIKTTGIVGLDEVFMVRAHITMPEKECNNMYSWLMNFQIYNDTYASRYQDSKEYDENDIYIFYDPDWTHPDYPLGLSYIDANQNVACILGMNYFGEIKKGTLTLAWATAHRNNYVACHGGLKKFKSKEIENHVASFFGLSGSGKSTLTHAKHGDKYEIEVLHDDAFIINTEDGSSVALEPSYFDKTNDYPAGHVEQDYFVTVQNVGVTLNKNNERVLVTEDIRNGNGRTVKSRYSTPNRVDKIEDPINAIYWIMKDDSLPPLVKITDPLLASTFGCTLATKRTSAENTTDSLDQLVIEPYANPFRAYPLVEDFDKFKSLFEDGVDAYIINTGEFLGEKVTPEDSLGVIEAIVEGKAEFENFGPIKSFEFLPLDKFPVPFDDSEYTKLLKDRMQVRLDYIQNYNKENPEDSLPEEITQALKELVDSLG, from the coding sequence ATGGGAACTATTAGGAATCACTCGACTGAAACTATTCGCAAAAGTAACCCGCACTTCTCTTCTTTAAAGACAACTGTTGAAACTGCCTTTTATTCAAATAATACACGAGAAATTACTTCTGTCAAAGAAGCGTATGAATTGGCTAAAAATGCACCGCAAACAATTGTATTAGATGCTACCGTTAAACATGCTGAGGAATTAGAATTACCGCAAGACGCTCAAGTTCTACTTGTAAATGATGGAGCTACGGTAGGTAGAACAGCCCAAGCCCGTCGAGTCGTAGGCTTAGATGCAAAGGAAGATAAAGAACTCTTCCCCATTGTTCGCGAGGCGATCTATGACGCTAGTTTGAGACCCTTTATCAAAACAACGGGTATTGTTGGTTTAGATGAAGTCTTTATGGTTAGAGCGCATATTACGATGCCAGAAAAAGAATGTAACAATATGTATTCTTGGTTAATGAACTTCCAAATTTATAATGATACATATGCAAGTCGTTACCAAGATTCAAAAGAATATGATGAAAACGATATCTATATCTTCTATGATCCGGATTGGACTCACCCTGATTACCCACTTGGATTATCTTATATTGACGCAAATCAGAATGTTGCCTGTATCTTAGGTATGAACTACTTTGGTGAAATAAAAAAAGGAACTCTAACGCTTGCCTGGGCAACAGCGCATCGAAATAATTATGTTGCTTGTCATGGTGGTTTAAAGAAATTTAAGTCAAAAGAAATCGAAAATCACGTCGCTTCATTCTTCGGTCTTTCTGGTTCGGGTAAATCTACTTTAACTCATGCTAAACATGGCGACAAATACGAAATTGAAGTACTTCACGACGATGCATTTATTATTAATACTGAGGACGGTTCATCAGTAGCTTTAGAGCCATCATACTTTGATAAAACGAATGACTACCCTGCTGGACATGTGGAACAAGATTATTTTGTCACTGTTCAAAACGTAGGGGTTACATTAAATAAAAATAATGAACGCGTTCTTGTAACAGAAGATATACGAAATGGTAATGGACGTACAGTGAAGTCTAGATATTCGACACCTAACCGTGTTGATAAGATTGAAGATCCAATTAACGCTATTTATTGGATTATGAAAGATGACTCATTACCACCTTTAGTTAAAATAACGGATCCACTACTTGCATCAACATTTGGTTGTACTTTAGCTACAAAACGAACAAGTGCTGAGAATACAACAGATAGTTTAGACCAATTAGTTATTGAACCTTACGCAAATCCATTCCGGGCATATCCATTAGTAGAAGATTTTGACAAATTTAAGTCATTATTCGAAGACGGCGTAGATGCTTATATCATCAATACTGGTGAATTTCTTGGTGAAAAAGTAACACCCGAAGACTCGCTCGGAGTTATTGAAGCAATTGTTGAAGGTAAAGCAGAGTTTGAAAACTTTGGACCAATCAAAAGTTTCGAGTTCCTTCCATTAGATAAGTTCCCTGTTCCATTCGATGATTCTGAATATACAAAATTATTAAAAGACAGAATGCAAGTTCGATTAGACTACATTCAAAATTACAACAAAGAAAATCCCGAAGATAGCTTACCTGAAGAAATTACTCAAGCACTAAAAGAGTTAGTTGATTCATTAGGCTAG
- the glmS gene encoding glutamine--fructose-6-phosphate transaminase (isomerizing) — MCGIVGFIGEGNVQEVLIGGLEKLEYRGYDSAGIFVVDKEANGYLFKEEGRIAKLKSEVNFDLQSVVGIGHTRWATHGPAATYNAHPHRSANQRFVLVHNGVIENYKEIKEEYLQGVELSSDTDTEVAVALIEYFVEAEKLSTKEAFKKALSVIKGSYAFGLVDQLDPNVLYAAKNKSPLLIGKGDGFNVIVSDAMAAIEHTNEYIEIKDNEMITITQDKVVIEDVDGNVVDRESYIAELDANDLEKGAYPFYMIKEIDEQPAVLRRLVQEYQNDQHQFEIDTDLTDDLLNSDRVYVIAAGTSYNAGWASKAIMEKIAKVPTEVHLASEFAYDIPLLSEKPFFIFLTQSGETADSRQALVKVNELGHSSLTITNVKGSTLSREASHTLLLHAGPEIAVASTKAYTAQIAVMAILADALRSLKAEEATFDMAKEIGLAASAMESILSERDDIKAWVDSNLMDTRNAFYIGRTADYYVAMEAALKLKEISYIQTEAFASGELKHGTIALIEEGTPVIALISGELTSAHTRGNIEEVKARGANTMVISTHALSRENDQFIVSNLNELLAPLAMVVVTQMIAYYTALGRGLDVDKPRNLAKSVTVE; from the coding sequence ATGTGTGGAATTGTAGGATTTATTGGAGAAGGTAACGTACAAGAAGTTTTAATTGGTGGTTTAGAAAAATTAGAATACCGTGGATATGATTCAGCAGGAATTTTTGTTGTTGATAAAGAAGCTAATGGGTATCTATTTAAAGAAGAAGGTCGCATTGCGAAATTAAAAAGCGAAGTCAACTTTGATTTACAATCTGTAGTTGGAATTGGACATACACGTTGGGCTACTCATGGACCGGCAGCAACTTATAACGCTCATCCACATCGCTCAGCCAACCAACGATTTGTTCTTGTTCATAACGGTGTTATTGAGAATTATAAAGAGATTAAGGAAGAATATTTACAAGGTGTTGAATTATCTTCTGATACAGATACTGAAGTGGCAGTTGCTTTAATTGAATATTTTGTAGAAGCGGAAAAATTATCAACGAAAGAAGCCTTTAAAAAAGCTCTATCAGTGATCAAAGGATCGTATGCTTTTGGTTTAGTAGATCAATTAGATCCAAACGTTCTTTATGCTGCTAAAAATAAAAGTCCTTTATTGATTGGTAAAGGTGATGGCTTCAATGTCATCGTCTCTGATGCGATGGCAGCCATTGAACATACAAATGAGTATATCGAAATCAAAGATAATGAAATGATCACAATTACTCAAGATAAAGTAGTTATCGAAGACGTTGATGGAAATGTTGTTGATCGTGAGTCATATATTGCAGAATTAGATGCCAATGATTTAGAAAAAGGAGCCTATCCTTTCTATATGATTAAAGAAATCGATGAACAGCCTGCGGTATTGCGTCGTTTGGTTCAAGAATATCAAAATGATCAACATCAGTTCGAAATTGATACAGATTTAACAGACGACCTATTAAATAGTGACCGTGTGTATGTCATCGCTGCAGGGACAAGTTATAATGCAGGTTGGGCAAGTAAAGCCATTATGGAAAAAATAGCTAAAGTACCAACAGAAGTGCATTTAGCCAGTGAATTTGCTTATGATATTCCCTTATTAAGTGAAAAACCGTTCTTTATCTTCTTAACTCAAAGTGGTGAGACTGCAGATAGTCGCCAAGCTTTGGTTAAAGTGAATGAATTAGGTCATTCATCATTAACGATTACAAATGTTAAAGGATCAACACTATCACGTGAAGCCAGTCATACTTTATTACTTCATGCTGGTCCTGAAATTGCGGTCGCTTCAACAAAAGCTTATACAGCTCAAATTGCAGTTATGGCAATTTTAGCGGATGCGCTGCGGTCATTAAAAGCTGAAGAAGCAACGTTTGATATGGCAAAAGAAATTGGACTAGCAGCTTCAGCTATGGAATCAATCCTATCAGAGCGCGATGATATCAAAGCTTGGGTTGATTCAAACTTAATGGACACACGTAATGCCTTCTATATTGGTCGTACTGCAGATTATTATGTAGCAATGGAAGCGGCATTAAAGTTAAAGGAAATTTCTTATATCCAAACGGAAGCTTTTGCCTCAGGAGAATTAAAACATGGAACGATTGCTTTAATCGAAGAAGGAACACCAGTCATCGCTTTGATTAGTGGCGAATTAACTTCAGCTCATACGCGTGGTAATATCGAAGAAGTAAAAGCTCGTGGAGCGAATACGATGGTTATTTCAACACATGCTTTATCTAGAGAAAATGATCAATTCATTGTCTCTAACTTGAACGAGTTGTTGGCACCACTAGCTATGGTGGTTGTAACACAAATGATTGCTTATTATACAGCCTTAGGACGCGGTCTAGATGTGGATAAACCACGTAACCTTGCTAAAAGTGTAACCGTTGAATAA